A stretch of the Medicago truncatula cultivar Jemalong A17 chromosome 5, MtrunA17r5.0-ANR, whole genome shotgun sequence genome encodes the following:
- the LOC11435170 gene encoding uncharacterized protein isoform X3: MNKPFANYDKLVIACGDERATGGKVMNDEDIRQNHPLNRESESIGTSDQVTLESLQEGGNEQDVTSPEVQIPPEPRAKRSRKSRDEDEVEGIKAALLNVADAFRESTASHDKYFKDSIAAYEKANLKLPISEEEVFKLLEELQVDSHMIIRAYSYLLEFPEKVRALLGLPKHLRKSFLLESMVGQGYSSR; encoded by the coding sequence ATGAACAAACCTTTTGCCAATTATGACAAATTGGTTATTGCTTGTGGAGATGAAAGGGCCACTGGAGGAAAGGTTATGAATGATGAAGATATTCGCCAAAATCATCCCCTCAATCGTGAGTCAGAATCCATTGGTACTAGTGACCAGGTGACACTAGAGAGTTTGCAAGAGGGCGGCAATGAGCAGGATGTCACTTCTCCTGAGGTCCAAATTCCCCCAGAACCTAGAGCCAAAAGATCTAGAAAGTCCcgagatgaagatgaagttgaAGGGATAAAAGCTGCCCTTTTGAACGTTGCTGATGCTTTTAGAGAGAGTACTGCATCTCATGATAAGTATTTTAAAGACAGCATTGCAGCTTATGAGAAAGCTAATTTAAAACTTCCAATTTCAGAAGAAGAAGTTTTTAAACTTCTTGAGGAATTGCAAGTGGATAGTCATATGATCATTCGGGCATATTCTTATCTTCTAGAGTTTCCTGAGAAGGTTAGAGCTTTACTTGGACTTCCAAAACACTTGCGGAAGAGTTTTCTATTAGAATCGATGGTTGGTCAAGGTTACTCGTCAAGGTAA
- the LOC11435170 gene encoding uncharacterized protein isoform X1 codes for MWDALPEVWKTLIEAKPEAAQWMNKPFANYDKLVIACGDERATGGKVMNDEDIRQNHPLNRESESIGTSDQVTLESLQEGGNEQDVTSPEVQIPPEPRAKRSRKSRDEDEVEGIKAALLNVADAFRESTASHDKYFKDSIAAYEKANLKLPISEEEVFKLLEELQVDSHMIIRAYSYLLEFPEKVRALLGLPKHLRKSFLLESMVGQGYSSR; via the exons ATGTGGGATGCTTTACCTGAAGTTTGGAAAACATTAATCGAG gCAAAACCTGAAGCTGCACAATGGATGAACAAACCTTTTGCCAATTATGACAAATTGGTTATTGCTTGTGGAGATGAAAGGGCCACTGGAGGAAAGGTTATGAATGATGAAGATATTCGCCAAAATCATCCCCTCAATCGTGAGTCAGAATCCATTGGTACTAGTGACCAGGTGACACTAGAGAGTTTGCAAGAGGGCGGCAATGAGCAGGATGTCACTTCTCCTGAGGTCCAAATTCCCCCAGAACCTAGAGCCAAAAGATCTAGAAAGTCCcgagatgaagatgaagttgaAGGGATAAAAGCTGCCCTTTTGAACGTTGCTGATGCTTTTAGAGAGAGTACTGCATCTCATGATAAGTATTTTAAAGACAGCATTGCAGCTTATGAGAAAGCTAATTTAAAACTTCCAATTTCAGAAGAAGAAGTTTTTAAACTTCTTGAGGAATTGCAAGTGGATAGTCATATGATCATTCGGGCATATTCTTATCTTCTAGAGTTTCCTGAGAAGGTTAGAGCTTTACTTGGACTTCCAAAACACTTGCGGAAGAGTTTTCTATTAGAATCGATGGTTGGTCAAGGTTACTCGTCAAGGTAA
- the LOC11435170 gene encoding uncharacterized protein isoform X2 — protein MHYREEMVSKYLEAKPEAAQWMNKPFANYDKLVIACGDERATGGKVMNDEDIRQNHPLNRESESIGTSDQVTLESLQEGGNEQDVTSPEVQIPPEPRAKRSRKSRDEDEVEGIKAALLNVADAFRESTASHDKYFKDSIAAYEKANLKLPISEEEVFKLLEELQVDSHMIIRAYSYLLEFPEKVRALLGLPKHLRKSFLLESMVGQGYSSR, from the exons ATGCACTACAGAGAAGAAATGGTCTCAAAATACCTAGAG gCAAAACCTGAAGCTGCACAATGGATGAACAAACCTTTTGCCAATTATGACAAATTGGTTATTGCTTGTGGAGATGAAAGGGCCACTGGAGGAAAGGTTATGAATGATGAAGATATTCGCCAAAATCATCCCCTCAATCGTGAGTCAGAATCCATTGGTACTAGTGACCAGGTGACACTAGAGAGTTTGCAAGAGGGCGGCAATGAGCAGGATGTCACTTCTCCTGAGGTCCAAATTCCCCCAGAACCTAGAGCCAAAAGATCTAGAAAGTCCcgagatgaagatgaagttgaAGGGATAAAAGCTGCCCTTTTGAACGTTGCTGATGCTTTTAGAGAGAGTACTGCATCTCATGATAAGTATTTTAAAGACAGCATTGCAGCTTATGAGAAAGCTAATTTAAAACTTCCAATTTCAGAAGAAGAAGTTTTTAAACTTCTTGAGGAATTGCAAGTGGATAGTCATATGATCATTCGGGCATATTCTTATCTTCTAGAGTTTCCTGAGAAGGTTAGAGCTTTACTTGGACTTCCAAAACACTTGCGGAAGAGTTTTCTATTAGAATCGATGGTTGGTCAAGGTTACTCGTCAAGGTAA